A window from Opitutia bacterium ISCC 52 encodes these proteins:
- a CDS encoding AraC family transcriptional regulator, whose translation MNDSMQDKQRPSFISNQVKEGDYFFLNLSPSPQSELVVVAGGSERCESNYSVERNQFGYYGIEFIAQGSCQVTLEGKTHDLKAGAVFCYGPNTSHRIQNKGEEQLVKFFIDLQGTKVPELLWETFLKELTPHQIAQYRWIHDIFRQLQDGGKKGGDNVQRICQLLIELLIERIHQLSYVPEGNMSLAYATYERCRSYLNNNFSNLKSINDLASQCNVSSAYLARLFKRYTNTPPSSLLLHYKMNYAAELLMAGNHLVKEVADKVGIDDHYYFSRSFKQFFGVSPKNFTATLNRS comes from the coding sequence ATGAACGACTCAATGCAGGACAAACAACGGCCATCGTTCATTTCTAATCAGGTCAAAGAAGGTGACTACTTTTTCCTAAATTTAAGTCCCTCTCCACAAAGTGAATTGGTGGTGGTGGCCGGAGGCTCAGAACGCTGCGAGTCCAACTATTCTGTCGAACGCAATCAATTTGGATACTATGGAATTGAGTTCATTGCCCAGGGTAGCTGCCAGGTTACGCTGGAAGGGAAAACACATGACCTTAAAGCAGGCGCCGTTTTCTGCTACGGGCCCAATACTTCTCACAGAATTCAGAATAAAGGAGAGGAACAGCTCGTGAAGTTCTTCATAGATCTCCAAGGAACCAAAGTCCCTGAACTACTTTGGGAAACATTCCTAAAAGAACTCACCCCTCACCAGATTGCGCAATACCGATGGATTCATGACATATTCCGTCAACTACAAGACGGCGGAAAAAAGGGAGGCGACAATGTGCAGAGGATTTGCCAGTTGCTTATCGAACTACTCATCGAGCGCATCCACCAACTCTCCTATGTACCCGAGGGAAACATGAGCCTGGCTTACGCCACCTACGAACGCTGTCGCTCCTACCTCAATAACAACTTCAGCAATCTCAAGAGTATCAACGACCTTGCCAGCCAATGTAATGTGAGTAGCGCTTACCTGGCTAGACTTTTTAAACGCTACACCAACACCCCACCCTCAAGCCTTCTCTTACACTATAAGATGAATTACGCAGCCGAACTTTTAATGGCTGGAAATCATCTGGTAAAGGAAGTGGCCGACAAGGTTGGTATCGATGACCATTACTACTTCTCCCGTTCCTTTAAACAATTCTTTGGCGTCTCCCCTAAAAACTTCACAGCTACCCTCAATCGCAGTTAA